A region from the Macrobrachium nipponense isolate FS-2020 chromosome 47, ASM1510439v2, whole genome shotgun sequence genome encodes:
- the LOC135204667 gene encoding serine/arginine repetitive matrix protein 1-like isoform X1, with protein sequence MSGFSSASFRVCCVEECKVRLPKTSVDPHTVCTRCRGYVCLINDRCKECESLPDSSWKTYDSYVRKLERDRIRRSSSRSVSASRSQGSDFSPANPPVDFAIPNPVVLPSGPEVVSAEGNTLSMIMDSIRNLESKVLALQSGVVKCSDGISAPSVMEGASDRPYNASRPGPLSDSQDSGSVQVESRRRVTGAPHRSGVPSAGPDDASQAAKDRARARILKDCFLSSEASSPRKGWSSRKDSRPLKRSFREEDASRPFSRDAFRSSPESFDAFLPQKRTRTSSEDDSVERPSRSRERAVAFPVRRKKASPRPSSSHRISPSPEKETSPTKKILLGMQRQLASFIAEREAEPRRRRKDSRLPIKRSKQSPSPSPRSSPSSASSPSRFRLAPQRVSRGFDERHPRHSLDRKAHRRDRRASRHDAPLAPLHDALHAARHDAPQAARNDASHAAATRQDAPFADLRDASEAAVKDAWPCSASTSSKRRSLLRVGPQDLRPPRIFKDSPVAPVEEGELLSSSEPADEEQPSTSSSTSDYQVLARLLRDLFGDKFQPSAPRSPPSQLASLKTRRTPGFVKMSMSLSTKRAFKKVHDWMDSRKAQGKTSFALPPSRLSGKAGIWYETGEDVGLRVPSSSQGDFASLVDAPRRSLLSSAKVSWTLSELDHHLKGLFRTMEVFNFLDWCLGVLDLQSRSPDSISLEELSSVLACMDKAVRDGSDELAARFCTGLLKKRALYCNFTAKSVSPSQRAELLFAPLSSHLFPQSMVKDLAVSLQEKATQDLLAQLSRRPAVLSATPLGQASKKQKPFHGGASSRSSPRGRGLPRGRAPSKVRGKK encoded by the coding sequence ATGTCTGGATTTAGTTCTGCTAGTttcagagtatgttgtgtggaagagtgtaaggtgaggctaccgaaaacttcggtagatcctcacactgtatgcacgaGGTGTAGGGGATATGTATGTTTGATAAATGATcggtgtaaggagtgtgagagtttgcCTGATTCCAGTTGGAAGACTTATGATTCCTATGTGCGTAAGttagagcgtgacaggatcaggaggtcttcctccaggagtgtgtcAGCGAgtagaagtcagggtagtgatttttcacctgctaaccctcctgtagactttgctattcctaaccctgtggtgttgccttcgggccctgaggtTGTGTCTGCGGAAGGTAATACCCTGTCTATGATTATGGATTCCATCCGTAACCTGGAATCGAAAGTGCTCGCTCTGCAAAGtggtgttgtgaagtgtagtgatggtattagtgcccctagtgttatggagggggcgtcagatcggccctataatgcctctaggcctggacctctgtcggactcccaggactcagggagtgtgCAAgttgaaagccgaaggagggttacgggggctccccaccggtctggcgtcccttcggcaggtcctgatgacgcttcccaggctgccaaggatcgtgctcgtgcacgaatccttaaggattgcttcttgtcctccgaagcgtcctccccgcgcaaggggtggagctctcggaaggactctcgccctcttaagagaagcttcagagaggaggacgcttcacgtcccttttCTCGAGATGCGTTTCGGTCTTCACCTGAGAGTTTTGATGCTTTCCTGccgcagaagaggaccaggacgtcatcggaggatgactctgttgagcgccccagtcgctctagggAAAGAGCTGTcgcttttcctgtgagaaggaagaaggcgtcccctcgcccctcgtcttcccacaggatcagcccttcccctGAGAAGGAGACTTCTCCTACGAAGAAGATTCTGCTAGGAATGCAGCGGCAGTTGGCTTCGTTTATCGCCGAGAGGGAGGCAGAGCCGCGTCGACGCAGGAAGGACTCGAggctgcctatcaagaggtccaagcagtccccctctccttctcctcgttcgtctcctTCGTCTGCTTCGTCGCCCTCTAGATTTCGTTTGGCACCCCAGCGCGTGTCTAGAGGTTTTGATGAGCGTCACCCCAGACACTCTCTAGACCGTAAGGCTCATCGCAGGGATCGCCGAGCTTCTCGACATGACGCTCCTCTCGCTCCCCTTCATGACGCTCTGCATGCTGCTCGGCATGACGCTCCTCAGGCTGCTCGTAATGACGCTTCTCATGCTGCTGCTACTCGTCAGGATGCCCCTTTCGCGGATCTTCGGGATGCTTCAGAGGCTGCTGTTAAGGATGCCTGGCCTTGTTCTGCGAGTACATCTTCGAAGCGGAGGTCCCTTTTGCGAGTTGGACCTCAAGATCTTAGACCTCCTCGGATTTTTAAAGACTCTCCTGTTGCTCCCGTTGAAGAGGGAGAGTTATTAAGTTCGTCGGAGCCTGCGGATGAAGAGCAGCCTTCTACTTCGTCGTCGACTTCGGACTACCAGGTTTTGGCCCGCCTTCTGAGGGACTtgtttggagacaagttccaaccctctgcccctcgctctcctccttcgcagttagcCTCATTGAAGACGAGGAGAACGCCAGGCTTTGTGAAGATGTCGATGTCTCTTTCTACGAAGAGAGCCTTCAAGAAAGTCCACGATTGGATGGATTCTAGGAAGGCccaaggcaagacttcttttgccctgcctccgtcgAGGTTGAGTGGAAAGGCGGGGATATGGTATGAAACGGGAGAGGACGTTGGtttgagagttccttcctcttcccagggagactttGCCAGCCTTGTGGATgctccaaggaggtctctcctttccTCTGCGAAGGTGTCTTGGACTCTTTCGGAACTTGATCatcatctgaaagggctgtttcGAACGAtggaggtcttcaactttctggactggtgtttgggagtcctGGACTTGCAGTCTCGGAGTCCTGACTCAATTAGTCTGGAGGAACTGTCCAGCGTTTtggcgtgcatggacaaggccgtcagggatggttcggatgAACTGGCTGCCCGCTTTTGTACGGGGCTTTTGAAGAAGAGGGCCTTGTACTGTAACTTCACCGCGAAGtctgtttctccctcacagagggcagagttgctgttcgcccctctgtcgagCCATCTTTTCCCTCAATCCATGGTCAAGGATCTTGCCGTCAGCCTGCAGGAAaaggctacccaagacctcctgGCCCAGTTGTCCAGACGTCCAGCAGTCCTTTCGGCTACTCCACTTGGACAGgcttccaagaaacagaagccctTTCATGGAGGAGCTTCCTCGAGATCGTCTCCACGAGGAAGAGGTCttcccagaggcagagccccttccaagGTTAGGGGTAAGAAGTGA